The Niastella koreensis GR20-10 genome includes a window with the following:
- a CDS encoding hydrogenase maturation protease, which produces MQVNNRVLFLGIGNYLMGDEGIGVHVAQRMAAAVPTPRLDILDGGTGGFYLLEYFEQYDEVIIVDATLDRRKPGTIRHITPRFASDFPQAMSTHDIGLKDLVGALQLLGRMPVIHLLVVSIETVQQQGTALTNELEAVVPELMKRVSAFAAAMDDGVQNQLPLRLTGT; this is translated from the coding sequence ATGCAAGTGAACAATCGCGTGTTATTTTTAGGCATCGGCAATTACCTGATGGGCGATGAGGGCATTGGAGTACATGTAGCCCAGCGGATGGCCGCAGCCGTTCCCACGCCCCGCCTGGATATCCTGGATGGCGGCACAGGCGGTTTTTACTTGTTGGAATATTTTGAGCAGTATGACGAAGTGATCATTGTCGACGCCACCCTGGATCGCCGGAAGCCTGGCACCATCAGGCATATAACTCCCCGCTTTGCGTCCGACTTTCCGCAGGCCATGAGTACCCACGATATCGGGTTAAAAGACCTGGTAGGCGCCTTGCAGTTATTGGGCCGGATGCCTGTAATTCATTTGCTGGTGGTAAGCATTGAAACGGTACAGCAACAGGGAACGGCGCTGACCAATGAACTGGAAGCAGTGGTTCCCGAACTCATGAAACGGGTAAGCGCATTTGCCGCAGCGATGGATGACGGCGTACAAAACCAGCTGCCTCTCCGATTAACAGGAACCTGA
- a CDS encoding NAD(P)-binding protein — protein sequence MKTNQDITLPPDLQSHHEGTGATRKQHPVYSNLLPPCNNACPAGQNIQAWLSLAQAGHYEAAWRVIMEDNPLPAVTGRVCYHPCEGQCNRSYIDDAVNIHAIERFLGDKALQAGWTMDTAPFTGKRVLIVGAGPAGLSAAYHLARKGHYVEIHEAGPIAGGMMHFGIPAYRLPRRELDVEVARICKMGVHVLYNHKVEDLLSEKTQGQFDAVFLAIGSHLSKKVDLPVKDACNMLDALTFLKQVEDGTAPQLGKRVAVYGGGNTAMDAARTVKRMGIADTMIIYRRDRNHMSAHEFEAQEALDEGVTIHWLRSIKSVEGLTMTVEVMELQDGKPVPTGRLETLEADCLIMALGQEADTGFLKKVPGIAFTPDDNVLVNESMMTGHAGIFAGGDMVPGERNVTIAIGHGKKTAHYIDAYLKDQLYTPPALPPLIGYEKLHRWYRTYAPQGMQAERPVAERMAGFDEVKYGLQEKEVLFEARRCLSCGNCFECDGCYAACPQHAILKLGPGNGYTFNYDQCTGCAVCSEQCSCHAIEMVPGP from the coding sequence ATGAAAACAAATCAGGATATTACGTTGCCGCCCGATCTGCAAAGCCATCACGAAGGGACAGGTGCCACCAGAAAACAACATCCTGTATATAGCAACCTGCTGCCGCCCTGCAACAATGCCTGCCCTGCCGGTCAAAACATCCAGGCATGGCTGTCACTGGCCCAGGCAGGCCATTATGAGGCAGCCTGGCGCGTGATCATGGAAGACAATCCGTTGCCTGCTGTTACAGGCAGGGTTTGTTATCATCCATGCGAAGGACAGTGCAACCGTTCCTATATTGACGATGCTGTTAATATACATGCTATAGAGCGCTTTTTAGGTGATAAAGCATTGCAGGCGGGATGGACCATGGATACGGCCCCGTTTACCGGCAAGCGTGTTTTAATAGTAGGAGCCGGCCCTGCCGGATTGTCTGCGGCATATCACCTGGCGCGGAAGGGGCATTATGTGGAAATACATGAGGCCGGGCCCATAGCAGGCGGCATGATGCATTTCGGCATTCCCGCCTATCGCCTGCCCAGGCGTGAGTTGGACGTGGAGGTGGCGCGCATATGCAAAATGGGGGTGCATGTTCTATACAATCATAAAGTAGAAGACCTGTTGTCTGAAAAAACACAGGGGCAATTCGATGCTGTATTCCTGGCCATTGGTTCACACCTTTCTAAAAAAGTAGATCTTCCGGTTAAAGATGCCTGTAATATGCTGGATGCGCTGACCTTCCTGAAACAGGTGGAAGATGGCACAGCGCCACAACTGGGAAAGCGGGTGGCAGTGTATGGTGGCGGCAACACCGCCATGGATGCAGCCCGCACGGTTAAGCGGATGGGCATTGCTGATACCATGATCATTTACCGGCGTGACCGCAACCACATGAGCGCACACGAATTTGAAGCACAGGAAGCATTGGATGAAGGCGTAACCATTCACTGGTTGCGTTCCATCAAATCTGTAGAGGGCCTTACGATGACGGTGGAAGTAATGGAATTGCAGGATGGCAAACCCGTACCTACCGGCCGCCTGGAAACACTGGAAGCAGACTGCCTGATAATGGCCCTGGGCCAGGAAGCCGATACCGGTTTTTTGAAAAAGGTTCCCGGAATTGCATTTACGCCCGATGATAACGTACTGGTAAACGAAAGTATGATGACTGGTCATGCCGGTATTTTTGCTGGCGGTGATATGGTGCCCGGCGAAAGGAATGTAACCATTGCCATCGGACACGGGAAAAAAACAGCGCATTACATAGATGCCTACCTGAAAGATCAACTATATACCCCTCCTGCCCTGCCACCATTGATTGGGTATGAAAAACTGCATCGCTGGTACCGCACGTATGCACCACAGGGCATGCAGGCCGAACGGCCCGTAGCAGAACGCATGGCTGGATTTGATGAAGTAAAATATGGCCTGCAGGAAAAGGAGGTCCTGTTTGAAGCACGCCGGTGTTTATCCTGCGGAAATTGCTTTGAATGTGATGGCTGCTATGCAGCCTGTCCGCAACATGCTATTTTAAAACTGGGGCCTGGCAACGGCTATACCTTTAATTATGACCAGTGCACCGGATGCGCCGTCTGCAGCGAGCAATGCTCCTGTCATGCCATTGAAATGGTTCCCGGACCGTAA
- the nifJ gene encoding pyruvate:ferredoxin (flavodoxin) oxidoreductase, producing MTQETIPVVATLDGNEAVAYIAYRVNEVCAIYPITPSSTMAELADEWAAAGTKNIWGQVPDVIEMQSEGGAAGVVHGALQAGALTTTFTASQGLMLMLPNMYKIAGELTSAVFHVAARSLAAQALSIFGDHSDVMAARTTGFAMLSAASVQEAHDMALISQAATLQARIPFIHFFDGFRTSHEINKIRLIPDHQISNMINDTLVNEHRLRSLNPDRPFIRGTAQNPDVYFQGRETVNPFYAAAPGIVENAMDKLGQLTGRCYRLFEYYGHEDAERIAVVMGSGGEVLKETVRVLQQAGEKVGVIQVRLFRPFSAAHLLAALPATVEKIVVLDRTKEPGAGGEPLYQDIVTHLCQAFTEGRLAKLPRIIGGRYGLSSKEFTPAMAKAVLDELKKPAPMHGFTIGIHDDISHTSLSYDPSFRIEPADRVCALFYGLGADGTVGANKNSIKIIGEETSLYAQGYFVYDSRKSGTQTVSHLRFGKDPVHAPWLIDQADFIACHKYNFISKTDMLQYARPGATFLLNSPYAAAEVWDRLPRYVQEQLIEKQVKLYVINASQVAAAAGLGQRINTIMQTCFFALSGVLPAAESIEQIKKFIRKSYEAKGEAIVLQNFRAVDESLAHLVQISLPVTAAGTLCMEAGISTAAPAFVQEVTAMLLAGKGDLLPVSKLPADGTYPSGTTKWEKRNIADTVPVWEPDSCIQCGNCSFVCPHSVIRSKFYHESYLNQAPDNFPSADINARGFPETRYTLQVYLEDCTGCNLCVQACPAIDIKDATRKAINMSPKPALAPAREYIRFFENLPVNNRAAIDFSSVRGAQFLEPLFEFSGACAGCGETPYIKLLTQLFGDRLLVANATGCSSIYGGNLPTTPWSVNKDNRGPAWSNSLFEDNAEFGLGMRVAADKQLAIAQSLLYALKPVLNDDALVDMLLHAPQQLESQIAEQRSRVTVLKEKLQVLYRDPLAAQLLAVADHLVKRSVWLIGGDGWAYDIGSAGLDHVLSTGRNVNILVLDTEVYSNTGGQMSKATPTAATAKFAAAGKKVGKKDLAMQAISYGNVYVAQIAMGANPQQTLLAMREAEAYKGPSLILAYSHCIAHGIEMEKGLTQQQLAVASGYWPLIRYNPALREAGKNPFVLDSPQPTIPFAEYANNETRYKSLATSHATEAARLMQLAQELVMLRWKTYENMATWKAEAFAPVG from the coding sequence ATGACACAAGAAACCATACCTGTTGTTGCTACACTGGACGGCAATGAAGCCGTTGCTTATATCGCTTATCGCGTAAATGAAGTTTGCGCTATTTATCCTATCACGCCTTCCTCTACCATGGCCGAACTGGCAGACGAATGGGCCGCCGCAGGAACAAAGAATATCTGGGGCCAGGTGCCGGATGTTATAGAGATGCAAAGCGAAGGCGGGGCTGCCGGCGTGGTACATGGTGCTTTACAGGCAGGTGCGCTTACGACCACCTTTACGGCATCGCAGGGTCTTATGCTGATGCTTCCTAATATGTACAAAATAGCCGGAGAACTTACCAGCGCAGTGTTTCATGTAGCTGCCAGGTCACTGGCCGCACAGGCGTTGTCTATCTTTGGCGATCATAGCGATGTGATGGCAGCCCGTACCACCGGCTTTGCCATGCTTTCTGCCGCTTCCGTACAGGAAGCGCATGATATGGCACTCATCAGCCAGGCCGCTACCCTGCAGGCCCGTATTCCTTTCATTCACTTTTTCGATGGCTTCCGTACCTCGCATGAAATAAATAAGATCCGGTTGATCCCTGATCACCAGATCAGCAACATGATCAACGACACACTCGTGAACGAACACCGCCTGCGCAGCCTGAATCCCGACCGGCCATTCATCAGAGGCACAGCCCAAAACCCGGATGTCTACTTTCAGGGCAGAGAAACAGTGAATCCTTTCTATGCAGCCGCACCAGGCATTGTGGAAAATGCCATGGACAAGCTTGGACAACTTACTGGTCGCTGTTACCGTCTTTTTGAGTATTACGGCCATGAAGATGCGGAACGTATAGCTGTGGTGATGGGTTCAGGCGGTGAAGTGCTGAAAGAAACAGTGCGTGTATTGCAACAGGCAGGCGAAAAGGTAGGTGTAATACAGGTAAGACTGTTCCGTCCCTTCTCTGCCGCGCACCTGCTGGCAGCATTGCCGGCTACAGTAGAAAAAATTGTGGTGCTGGACCGGACCAAAGAACCGGGCGCCGGCGGCGAGCCATTGTACCAGGACATCGTTACCCATCTATGCCAGGCTTTTACAGAAGGCCGTTTGGCAAAACTGCCCCGTATTATCGGAGGCCGGTACGGTTTATCTTCTAAAGAGTTTACCCCGGCCATGGCCAAAGCGGTACTGGATGAACTGAAAAAGCCGGCTCCGATGCATGGCTTTACCATCGGGATCCACGACGACATATCGCATACCAGCCTTTCATACGATCCTTCTTTCCGTATTGAGCCGGCAGACAGGGTCTGTGCGCTTTTTTATGGATTGGGTGCCGACGGTACAGTAGGCGCCAACAAAAACAGCATCAAGATCATTGGCGAAGAAACCAGTCTCTACGCGCAGGGATATTTTGTATACGACTCCCGGAAATCGGGTACTCAAACGGTATCGCACCTGCGCTTTGGTAAAGACCCTGTTCATGCCCCCTGGCTCATCGATCAGGCTGATTTTATTGCCTGTCATAAATACAATTTCATCAGTAAAACAGATATGTTACAGTATGCCCGGCCCGGCGCTACCTTCCTGCTGAACAGTCCTTATGCTGCAGCCGAAGTGTGGGACCGGCTGCCGCGGTACGTACAGGAACAATTGATTGAAAAACAGGTGAAGCTGTACGTGATCAATGCCTCGCAGGTTGCGGCGGCAGCGGGTTTGGGGCAGCGTATCAATACCATTATGCAAACCTGCTTTTTTGCATTGTCAGGCGTATTGCCTGCTGCAGAGTCCATTGAGCAGATCAAGAAATTCATCCGCAAATCTTACGAAGCAAAAGGCGAAGCCATTGTACTACAAAACTTCCGGGCAGTAGATGAAAGCCTTGCGCACCTGGTACAGATAAGCCTGCCTGTGACGGCTGCCGGAACACTGTGTATGGAAGCCGGCATCTCCACTGCGGCGCCCGCATTTGTACAGGAAGTTACAGCCATGCTGCTGGCAGGTAAAGGAGACCTGCTGCCAGTGAGCAAGCTGCCTGCCGATGGCACCTATCCCAGCGGTACTACCAAATGGGAGAAAAGGAACATTGCCGATACTGTGCCGGTTTGGGAACCGGATAGTTGCATACAATGCGGCAATTGCAGCTTTGTGTGCCCGCACAGTGTTATCAGGTCGAAATTTTATCACGAATCCTACCTCAACCAGGCACCAGACAACTTTCCTTCTGCGGATATCAATGCACGGGGATTTCCTGAAACACGTTACACCCTGCAGGTGTACCTGGAAGATTGTACAGGTTGCAATCTTTGCGTACAGGCCTGTCCGGCCATAGACATTAAAGATGCTACGCGTAAAGCCATTAATATGTCGCCCAAGCCGGCACTGGCGCCTGCACGGGAATACATCCGCTTTTTTGAAAACCTGCCCGTCAATAACCGGGCAGCCATAGATTTCTCTTCAGTAAGAGGTGCGCAGTTCCTGGAACCATTATTTGAATTTTCAGGAGCTTGTGCCGGCTGCGGAGAAACCCCTTACATAAAATTGCTGACCCAATTGTTTGGCGACAGATTGCTGGTAGCCAATGCTACCGGTTGTTCTTCCATTTATGGTGGTAACCTGCCTACTACGCCCTGGTCTGTTAATAAAGACAACAGGGGCCCGGCCTGGTCCAACTCGCTGTTTGAAGACAATGCAGAATTTGGGTTGGGTATGCGGGTGGCTGCCGACAAACAACTGGCCATTGCACAAAGTCTTCTTTATGCGCTGAAGCCCGTACTGAATGATGATGCACTGGTGGACATGTTATTACATGCGCCACAACAACTGGAATCGCAAATAGCGGAACAACGCAGCCGGGTAACTGTTCTTAAAGAGAAATTACAGGTACTGTACAGGGATCCGCTGGCAGCTCAATTGCTGGCCGTAGCCGACCACCTGGTAAAGAGAAGCGTGTGGCTGATAGGTGGTGACGGATGGGCTTATGATATTGGATCTGCCGGGTTAGATCATGTATTGTCTACAGGCCGCAATGTGAATATACTGGTGCTTGACACCGAAGTATATTCCAATACAGGCGGGCAAATGTCCAAAGCTACACCTACTGCAGCCACAGCCAAGTTTGCAGCTGCCGGTAAAAAAGTAGGCAAGAAAGACCTGGCCATGCAGGCCATCTCCTATGGCAATGTATATGTTGCACAAATAGCCATGGGAGCCAATCCGCAGCAAACATTGTTGGCTATGCGGGAAGCAGAGGCTTACAAAGGCCCATCCCTGATACTGGCCTACAGCCATTGCATTGCACATGGTATAGAAATGGAAAAGGGGTTAACGCAACAACAACTGGCAGTGGCCAGTGGTTACTGGCCCTTGATCCGTTACAACCCGGCACTCCGTGAAGCAGGCAAAAATCCTTTTGTACTGGATTCACCCCAACCCACCATTCCTTTTGCCGAATATGCCAATAATGAAACGCGTTATAAATCACTGGCAACATCGCATGCCACTGAAGCAGCCCGGTTAATGCAATTAGCGCAGGAACTGGTAATGCTGCGATGGAAGACCTATGAAAATATGGCTACCTGGAAGGCGGAAGCGTTTGCGCCGGTAGGTTAA
- the hypB gene encoding hydrogenase nickel incorporation protein HypB → MCSTCGCDGDGHEQVFIQTQAKSHEHFPGKKMVQVEKDVLYENNLLAERNRGYFSAKDILAINLVSSPGSGKTTLLERTLTDCRGMTGFYVIEGDQQTTLDADRIHATGVQVVQINTHKGCHLDANMVQHAVQGLKPADHSILFIENVGNLVCPALFDLGEQQRVVVMSVTEGDDKPLKYPDMFHSSSLCLINKTDLLPYVPFDIKKAAANAKSVNPSLEIIECSCTTGEGLSNWYEWLQSKRS, encoded by the coding sequence ATGTGCAGTACATGCGGATGTGATGGTGACGGCCATGAACAGGTGTTTATACAAACACAGGCCAAAAGCCATGAACACTTCCCCGGTAAGAAGATGGTGCAGGTGGAAAAGGATGTATTGTATGAGAACAACCTGCTGGCTGAAAGAAACCGCGGCTATTTTTCTGCCAAAGATATCCTGGCCATCAACCTCGTTAGTTCGCCGGGATCGGGAAAGACCACCTTACTGGAAAGAACGCTCACCGATTGCCGTGGCATGACCGGATTTTATGTAATAGAAGGCGATCAGCAAACCACGCTCGATGCAGACCGCATACATGCCACCGGCGTACAGGTAGTGCAGATCAATACCCACAAAGGCTGCCACCTGGATGCCAATATGGTACAGCATGCGGTACAGGGGCTGAAACCCGCTGACCATTCCATTCTATTTATAGAAAATGTAGGCAACCTGGTTTGCCCCGCCCTGTTTGATCTGGGCGAGCAGCAGCGGGTAGTGGTCATGAGTGTTACCGAAGGCGATGATAAACCGCTGAAGTACCCCGACATGTTCCATTCTTCATCGCTCTGCCTCATCAATAAAACAGATCTGCTGCCTTATGTGCCATTTGATATAAAAAAGGCGGCTGCAAACGCAAAAAGCGTCAATCCTTCCCTGGAGATCATTGAGTGTAGCTGCACTACCGGTGAAGGCTTATCAAACTGGTATGAATGGCTTCAATCCAAGCGGTCATGA
- the cybH gene encoding Ni/Fe-hydrogenase, b-type cytochrome subunit: MAFKKYLHVHRLRRVYVWELPVRIYHWVNAAVMVALIVTGFYIANPPALTSSKEASLQFLMGKIRFIHFVAAYIFFFNFLFRLYWGFNGNKWATWKQFIPTNRRFFKEMWQVFRIDILMMKGKEHMSVGHNAMAGFIYFFTFIAFGIQCLTGFGLYASMSNWWLPRLFAWVPALLGGDILTRQVHHWTMWFFILFAMIHVYLVFYHDYVEGRGEISSMGGGWKFIEEEAFQKETQTAPDRSELPVKPLH, encoded by the coding sequence ATGGCTTTCAAAAAGTATCTGCATGTTCACCGGCTCCGCCGGGTGTATGTATGGGAATTACCAGTTCGCATATATCACTGGGTGAATGCGGCCGTTATGGTGGCGCTGATCGTCACGGGTTTTTATATAGCCAATCCGCCTGCGCTCACCAGTAGTAAAGAAGCCAGTTTACAGTTCCTGATGGGTAAGATCCGGTTCATTCATTTTGTGGCCGCCTATATTTTCTTTTTCAATTTTCTGTTCCGGCTGTATTGGGGTTTTAACGGTAACAAATGGGCAACCTGGAAACAGTTTATCCCCACCAACAGGCGCTTTTTTAAAGAGATGTGGCAGGTGTTCAGGATCGACATCCTGATGATGAAAGGAAAGGAACATATGTCTGTTGGCCATAATGCCATGGCCGGGTTTATATATTTTTTTACGTTTATAGCTTTCGGTATTCAATGCCTCACGGGGTTTGGATTGTATGCCAGTATGAGTAACTGGTGGCTGCCCCGGCTTTTTGCCTGGGTGCCTGCCCTGTTGGGCGGCGATATCCTGACCCGGCAGGTACATCACTGGACCATGTGGTTCTTCATTCTCTTTGCCATGATCCACGTGTACCTTGTTTTCTACCATGATTATGTAGAAGGAAGAGGTGAGATCAGCAGCATGGGCGGCGGCTGGAAGTTCATCGAGGAAGAAGCTTTTCAAAAAGAAACGCAAACGGCACCCGACCGCAGCGAATTACCGGTTAAGCCATTACACTAA
- a CDS encoding hydrogenase maturation nickel metallochaperone HypA, translating to MHELSIVMGIINIAEDQARREGALAIEEIELEIGCLTTVEMAAFEAAWKQAVKATLLEHAVKMIERTPGRAACLECGEQFALNNLYDACPQCNSHLLNITQGKALRVRSLVIREDKPLHS from the coding sequence ATGCATGAGTTATCCATTGTGATGGGTATTATAAACATTGCGGAAGATCAGGCCCGCCGGGAAGGCGCTTTGGCAATAGAGGAAATAGAACTGGAGATCGGTTGTCTTACTACGGTAGAAATGGCGGCTTTTGAAGCCGCCTGGAAACAGGCCGTAAAAGCCACCCTGCTGGAACATGCCGTAAAAATGATCGAACGTACTCCCGGCCGGGCTGCCTGCCTGGAGTGCGGGGAACAGTTTGCGTTGAACAATCTGTACGATGCCTGTCCGCAATGTAACAGCCACCTGCTGAACATCACCCAGGGTAAAGCATTACGGGTGCGGTCGTTGGTAATAAGAGAAGACAAACCCTTACATTCATAA
- a CDS encoding nickel-dependent hydrogenase large subunit: protein MSKRIVVDPVTRIEGHLRIEAEIENGRIRDAYSSGTMVRLLEEILRHRDPRDAWAIVGRVCGVCTSVHSLTSVRCVEDALNIVIPPNAELVRNLMYCAAFMHDHVVHFYHLHAMDWIDVVNALKADPVETSRLAQSISSWPKSSPGYFKDLQTRIRKLVESGQLGIFTNGYWGHPAYKLPAEVNLIGLAHYLEALEWQKEIVKVQAVFGGKNPHPNYLVGGMACAIGIDDVSGINAERLALVKQLLEAGKEFVEQVYIPDLMTIASFYKDWGSIGGGIGNYLVYGDLPWNGFRDPGSFKFPAGAILNKDLSTVYDVNLRDDAEVQEFITHSWYEYKEGREAGLHPWKGESQIKYTGPMPPFEHLNTDQAYSYLKTPRWKGHAMEVGPLARLLVGYARGREEYREVIDKALKDLDIPVAALFSTLGRTAARGLESQLVTRWALDFYHQLVENIKNGDTRMANMEKFQPATWPAQAIGVGYAEAPRGALAHWINIADEKIANYQLVVPTTWNASPRDGKGQRSAYEAALVDTPVANEQQPLEILRTVHSFDPCLACAVHLYDEHGNHINRVSVLDA, encoded by the coding sequence ATGAGTAAACGTATAGTTGTTGATCCCGTAACACGCATTGAAGGCCACCTGCGTATTGAAGCAGAGATAGAGAACGGCCGCATCAGGGATGCATACAGCAGCGGCACCATGGTGCGTTTGCTGGAAGAGATCCTTCGCCATCGCGATCCGCGCGATGCCTGGGCCATTGTAGGCAGGGTTTGCGGCGTATGTACCTCTGTTCATTCACTTACCTCCGTTCGTTGTGTGGAAGATGCCCTGAACATTGTAATCCCGCCCAATGCCGAGCTGGTACGCAACCTGATGTATTGCGCCGCTTTTATGCATGACCATGTGGTGCATTTTTATCACCTGCATGCGATGGACTGGATAGATGTGGTGAATGCGCTAAAAGCCGATCCGGTTGAAACATCCCGCCTGGCCCAGTCGATCTCCAGCTGGCCTAAAAGTTCCCCTGGCTATTTTAAAGATCTGCAGACCCGCATCCGCAAACTGGTAGAAAGCGGTCAGCTGGGCATTTTCACCAATGGCTACTGGGGTCACCCGGCCTATAAGTTACCGGCCGAAGTGAACCTCATCGGGCTGGCCCATTACCTCGAAGCGCTGGAATGGCAGAAGGAGATCGTAAAAGTGCAGGCCGTTTTTGGCGGCAAGAACCCCCACCCCAATTACCTCGTAGGCGGGATGGCCTGCGCCATCGGCATCGATGATGTAAGCGGTATCAATGCAGAAAGATTGGCGCTGGTAAAACAATTACTGGAAGCCGGGAAGGAATTCGTGGAGCAGGTATATATTCCCGACCTCATGACCATTGCTTCGTTCTATAAGGACTGGGGCAGTATTGGCGGCGGCATCGGCAATTACCTGGTGTATGGCGATCTTCCCTGGAACGGGTTCCGCGATCCCGGCTCGTTCAAGTTTCCTGCCGGCGCTATCCTTAATAAAGACCTTTCAACCGTATACGATGTGAACCTGCGCGACGACGCCGAAGTACAGGAATTCATCACCCATTCCTGGTACGAATACAAGGAAGGCCGGGAAGCAGGGCTGCATCCCTGGAAAGGGGAAAGCCAGATCAAATATACCGGCCCCATGCCGCCGTTTGAACACCTGAATACCGACCAGGCTTACAGTTATCTTAAAACACCGCGCTGGAAAGGACATGCAATGGAAGTAGGCCCGCTGGCCCGCTTGCTGGTAGGCTATGCCCGTGGCCGTGAGGAATATCGCGAAGTAATTGATAAAGCCCTGAAAGACCTGGACATTCCCGTTGCCGCGTTGTTCTCCACGCTGGGCCGTACGGCCGCCCGAGGTCTTGAAAGCCAACTGGTGACCCGCTGGGCGTTGGATTTCTACCACCAGCTGGTAGAAAATATAAAGAACGGGGATACCCGTATGGCGAATATGGAAAAGTTTCAGCCTGCCACCTGGCCGGCACAGGCTATAGGTGTGGGTTATGCCGAAGCGCCGCGGGGCGCCCTGGCTCACTGGATCAATATAGCCGATGAAAAGATCGCCAATTACCAACTGGTAGTGCCTACTACCTGGAATGCGTCGCCGCGTGATGGCAAGGGACAACGCTCGGCTTATGAAGCGGCCCTGGTAGATACGCCGGTGGCCAATGAGCAGCAGCCTTTGGAGATCCTTCGAACGGTGCATTCTTTTGATCCCTGCCTGGCCTGTGCCGTACACCTGTATGACGAACACGGCAATCACATCAACCGGGTAAGTGTATTGGATGCTTAG
- a CDS encoding hydrogenase small subunit, with protein MSDTKSPTYYEEMRSKGYSRREFLQFVSMMAAFMGLEKTLIGQVATALETQSRVPVIWLHFQECTCCSESFIRSSHPIVADILLDQISLDYTETLMAASGFQAEEAMHQTMTKYKGRYILCVEGSVPTAANGVYCMIGGKSSMQILEEAAENAKAVIAWGSCACNGCVQAAKPNPTSATPIHKLVKGKPVIKVPGCPPIGEVMAGVIVHLVTFGRIPQLDALGRPKAFYSKRVHDTCYRRPFFDAGLFVESFDDENAKKGYCLYKMGCKGPVTYNACGVTKWNGGTSFPIQSGHPCIGCSEDNYWDNGRLYERASAFAGFGIEADADTVGKIALGATAAGLAGHAIMTNIRKNRIIHDLTEEGKQNEQESERIGDGK; from the coding sequence ATGAGCGATACAAAATCACCGACGTATTATGAGGAAATGCGAAGCAAGGGCTATTCCCGCCGTGAGTTCCTGCAATTCGTTAGTATGATGGCCGCCTTTATGGGGTTGGAAAAAACCTTGATAGGCCAGGTAGCCACGGCCCTGGAAACCCAGTCCCGGGTGCCCGTGATCTGGCTGCACTTCCAGGAATGCACCTGTTGCAGTGAAAGTTTTATCCGCTCCTCCCACCCTATTGTAGCAGATATTTTACTTGACCAGATCTCTCTCGATTATACGGAGACGCTGATGGCGGCTTCCGGTTTTCAGGCAGAGGAGGCCATGCACCAGACCATGACCAAATATAAAGGCAGGTATATTTTATGTGTAGAAGGCAGTGTACCTACTGCAGCCAATGGCGTGTATTGTATGATCGGTGGTAAGTCATCCATGCAGATACTGGAAGAGGCGGCGGAAAATGCGAAAGCGGTCATTGCCTGGGGCAGTTGCGCCTGCAATGGTTGCGTACAGGCGGCCAAACCCAATCCCACCTCAGCCACACCTATTCACAAACTGGTCAAAGGCAAACCCGTGATCAAAGTGCCCGGTTGCCCGCCCATTGGTGAAGTAATGGCCGGCGTGATCGTTCACCTGGTGACCTTCGGCCGTATTCCCCAACTGGATGCATTGGGCCGGCCCAAAGCATTTTACAGCAAACGTGTGCACGACACCTGCTACCGCAGACCTTTTTTCGATGCCGGCCTGTTCGTGGAAAGCTTCGACGATGAAAATGCCAAAAAGGGGTATTGTCTTTATAAAATGGGCTGCAAAGGGCCCGTGACCTATAACGCCTGCGGGGTTACGAAATGGAATGGCGGCACCAGTTTCCCCATCCAGTCTGGCCACCCCTGTATAGGCTGCAGCGAAGATAATTACTGGGATAATGGCCGCCTTTATGAAAGGGCATCCGCTTTTGCAGGCTTTGGCATTGAAGCCGATGCAGACACGGTGGGCAAGATAGCGCTGGGCGCAACGGCTGCCGGCCTGGCTGGTCACGCCATCATGACCAATATCCGCAAGAACAGGATCATCCATGATCTTACCGAAGAAGGCAAACAGAATGAACAGGAAAGTGAACGGATCGGCGATGGTAAGTAA